In one Nicotiana sylvestris chromosome 8, ASM39365v2, whole genome shotgun sequence genomic region, the following are encoded:
- the LOC138874975 gene encoding secreted RxLR effector protein 161-like — MKDVGELKFFLGIGFFKSSKGIHMCQRKYSLELISELVLGGAKTARTPLECNQKLTSIEFDRAFHKDAAHEDPILEDAREYQRLVGRLLYLTMIRPDISFGVHVLSQYMHAPKQSHMEAALRIVRYLEASPGLELLMPSTETRQLQAFCNSDWGSCLQTRRSVTGCLVKFGEALVSWKFKKQETVARSSAEAEFRSMVSCVAEVTWLTGLFKELGI; from the coding sequence ATGAAAGACGTGGGTGAATTGAAGTTCTTCTTAGGCATTGGATTTTTCAAATCAAGCAAGGGTATACATATGTGTCAAAGAAAGTATTCCTTGGAGCTAATTTCTGAGCTTGTCCTAGGAGGAGCTAAAACAGCTAGAACTCCACTTGAATGTAATCAGAAACTTACTTCAATAGAGTTTGATAGAGCATTCCACAAAGATGCAGCTCATGAAGATCCAATACTAGAAGATGCTAGAGAGTATCAAAGACTGGTAGGGAGACTTCTATATCTGACCATGATTAGGCCAGATATCTCATTTGGAGTACATGTGCTAAGTCAGTATATGCATGCTCCAAAACAATCCCACATGGAGGCTGCTCTAAGGATTGTTAGATATCTGGAAGCATCACCAGGCCTGGAACTTTTAATGCCATCAACTGAAACTAGACAGCTACAAGCCTTCTGTAACTCTGATTGGGGTTCATGTCTACAGACCAGAAGATCTGTCACTGGCTGCCTAGTGAAGTTTGGAGAGGCTTTGGTGTCTTGGAAATTCAAGAAGCAGGAAACTGTAGCTAGAAGTTCAGCTGAAGCTGAATTTAGAAGTATGGTATCATGTGTAGCTGAAGTTACTTGGTTAACAGGGCTGTTCAAGGAACTAGGAATTTAA